The nucleotide window GAAGAGGCGTGGCCCGGCGACGTCATCGGCGTCATGGATCGCGGCTCGCTCCGCATTGGCGATACGCTCACCGAAGGCACCGATCTGGAATTCAGCGGCATTCCACGCTTCGCGCCGGAGCACTTCGCGCGGATCATCATCGCCGATCCGATGAAGCGGAAGCAGCTCGATGCGGGTCTGCGTCAGCTGACCGAGGAAGGCGCGGCGCAGGTCTTCTTCACGTCGGGCACCGAGACGACGAGTCCCACGCCGATCGTCGGCGCGGTCGGCGTGCTGCAGTTCGACGTGTTGTTGCATCGCCTCGAGCACGAGTACGGCGCGCCTGCCCGCCTCGAAAAAATTTCCGCGCGCTATCCGCGCTGGGTCACGGGGCCAATGTCCGAGATCGAGCGCATCTCACGCGATCGCGGCCGCATGCTGCTCTTCGACGCGAAGGGTCATCCGCTCATCCTCTTCGAGGATTCGTGGGGCTTGAAGTGGGCGCTCGAGCGCGAGAAGGACGTGTTGTTCCACGAAGTCGCGCCGTAGGGTGTGCCGTAGTTCTCGCATCTGATCAGGCCTGATCACACCCGCTCGTCGTAATAGGCCTTGATGCTCCAGGCGATCACATCTCGATACAGGATCGCGTCGGGCCCGAACGCCTCCGCCGTATCGGCGCTCGTATACGTCGGCTCCAACCCCGCCTCGGCGAGCACGGCCTTGATGTGCAGCAGCGTCTTTTCCGGCGTCTGTTGGCTCGCGCGCAGCTCGCGGACCATCTCGCGCGACGCCGCCTGCAGATCGTCACGTGAGCTGCCGCCCGCCATCGCGGCCGCGACTGCTTCACGCATGCGCGCCGCCGCGCCGGCACCGCCGCCGTTCTCGCCTTGCTCCCCTTGCCCCGCTCCGCCTCTTCCCATGGCTTGCATCGTCCTGTCGTCGCCTGGCGAAAAAGCAAGCAGCGGGCCGCGCTTCTGTGCGGTGTAATGCATGGGGCTGGCTCGTGGCCCGATTCTTTCAATCATACGTTTGCGTCGTCGTTCGTACACTCGCGTACTCTCGCTGACCGTATCATCATGGCCGACAGCACTGCCACGATTCTCCTCGTCGAGGACAACGAGGACAATCTCGTGATCTACTCGACCATTCTTCGCCACGCCGGGTTCGATGTGCTCGAAGCGCGCGACGGCGAAGCAGGCATCGCCACCGCGAAGGAAGCGCAGCCGTCGCTCATCCTGATGGACGTCTCGATTCCCATCGTCGACGGATGGGAAGCGACGCGCCGGCTCAAGTCCGATCCCGCGACGTCCCACATTCCGATCATCGCGATCACCGCGCACGCGATGCCGAGCGATCGGCAGATCGCGATGGAAGCGGGCTGTGATGGGTACATCGCGAAGCCGGCCGAACCGCGCACGGTGCTCGCCATCGTCAAACAGCAACTGGGGCAGACCGCCGTGAAGTGAACGATTGCTTCACCTGTGTCGGAACACTCCGTGCGCTAATTGCTGCGCAGTAGCGAATCGGTTGAATTCGCCTGCGAATACCCACCCACGGAGGAACCATGGCCGACGAATCACTGCAGGACATTTACGTCGAGCAGCTCAAGGACCTGTATAGCGCCGAGAATCAAATACTCAAGGCGCTGCCAAAGATGGCGAAGGGCGCCGCGAGCAAAGAGCTCTCGAGCTCCTTTCAGGAGCACGAGGTGCAGACGCGCACGCATGTCGAGCGTCTCGAGAAAATCTTCTCTCAGCTCGGCGAGAAGCCGGGCGGCCACAAGTGCAAGGGCATGGAAGGCCTGCTCGAGGAAGGTGACGAGGTGCTCGAGGAGCATGATGAGAGCCCGGCGCGCGACGCGGCCATGATTGCCGCCGCCCAACGCGTCGAGCACTACGAGATCGCCGGCTACGGAACGGTGCGTACTATGGCGAACATGCTCGGCTTCGCCGATCAGGCGACGCTTCTGCAGCAGACGCTCGACGAAGAAGGGTTGACGGACAAGAAGCTCACCACGCTCGCCGAGACGGTCGTCAACGTGCAGGCGGTCTCCGAGTAATACGCGGTCGTTCGATGCAGTGCTTTGTAGTACTGTGTCGTGCATGCTGTCGGCGATGGCGGTGCGCGAGCTGGAGCAGGATCCGTTGCGTGAAGCAGCGCAATTGTCATCCCGAGCGAAGGCGCGCAGCGCCGGAGTCGACGGACCCCCGTCCTGACGGAGGAGCGCTATGCAACGCTCCGCTGAGACGGGGGTCCCTCGACTCGCTGCGCTCGCTCGGGATGACTAGCCGGGGGCGCCTTCGCTCGCGATGACAAAAGG belongs to Gemmatimonadaceae bacterium and includes:
- a CDS encoding ferritin-like domain-containing protein, which produces MADESLQDIYVEQLKDLYSAENQILKALPKMAKGAASKELSSSFQEHEVQTRTHVERLEKIFSQLGEKPGGHKCKGMEGLLEEGDEVLEEHDESPARDAAMIAAAQRVEHYEIAGYGTVRTMANMLGFADQATLLQQTLDEEGLTDKKLTTLAETVVNVQAVSE
- a CDS encoding response regulator; protein product: MADSTATILLVEDNEDNLVIYSTILRHAGFDVLEARDGEAGIATAKEAQPSLILMDVSIPIVDGWEATRRLKSDPATSHIPIIAITAHAMPSDRQIAMEAGCDGYIAKPAEPRTVLAIVKQQLGQTAVK